A DNA window from Pungitius pungitius chromosome 1, fPunPun2.1, whole genome shotgun sequence contains the following coding sequences:
- the cdk11b gene encoding cyclin-dependent kinase 11B isoform X3: MGDEKETWKVKTLDEILQEKKRRRELEEKTDPKRQKNNFPLKLTMSTKVLVPQSDDREAKRDTPEEGELRDQKMEITIRNSPYTREDSTEDRYLELDVQRNAVVAHLQNKKNMTTKQKASKAEEDDSLAIKPPQQIARKDKSHHRKEEKRKDKRRHRSSSAEGAGKQVRPKDKEKERESERRKRQWEEDKARRDWERQKRREQARAHSRRERPRLDSPGFFLDHRDRLEQQERQRERDRKLREQQKEQRELKERERRAEERRKERGGRREVPSHHRMLPDEYGDKPKQSHNSRSPNRISRDRSEHSEPRKSAPSKEEKPEGKDLLADLQDISGSERKTSSGGSSVASGSGSEEEGDDDDDDGEQSSSQSEGEGEEEESVSGSGSRVQSAEDVSEDEQSAEEFEDERQNGNHIPAVPESRFDHDSEESGEDMDAEEEEEEEEEEEGEEEGEEDGEEEDEEEDAGEGDPTPQTHSRSPTPEENYIPDSPPISPVELKKELPKYLPALQGCRSVEEFQCLNRIEEGTYGVVYRAKDKKTDEIVALKRLKMEKEKEGFPITSLREINTILKAQHPNIVTVREIVVGSNMDKIYIVMNYVEHDLKSLMETMKQPFLPGEVKTLMIQLLRGVRHLHDNWILHRDLKTSNLLLSHKGILKIGDFGLAREYGSPLKPYTPVVVTLWYRSPELLLGAKEYSTAVDMWSVGCIFGELLTQKPLFPGKSEIDQINKVFKDLGSPSEKIWPGYGELPAVKKMTFTEYPYNHLRKRFGALLSDQGFDLMNKFLTYCPSKRILSDEGLKHEYFRETPLPIEPSMFPTWPAKSEQQRVKRGTSPRPPEGGLGYSQLGDDDLKDTGFHLTTSNQGVSAVGPGFSLKF; the protein is encoded by the exons ATGGGGGACGAAAAGGAGACCTGGAAAGTAAAAACTCTTGACGAAATTCTACAGGAGAAAAAACGAAGAAGAGAATTAGAAGAGAAAACTGATCCCAAGCGCCAGAAAAAT aaTTTTCCATTAAAACTCACCATG TCCACAAAGGTCCTTGTTCCACAGTCGGATGATCGGGAAGCCAAACGAGATACTCCGGAGGAAGGAGAACTACGGGATCAAAAGATGGAAATAACAATTCGTAATTCCCCGTACACACGGGAGGACTCCACAGAGGACAGGTATTTGGAACT GGATGTACAAAGAAATGCAGTTGTAGCCCATttgcaaaacaagaaaaatatgacaacaaaacaaaaagcatcaaA GGCAGAAGAAGATGACTCGTTGGCCATCAAGCCTCCACAGCAAATAGCCAGAAAAGACAAGTCTCACCACcgaaaagaggagaagagaaaagataaGAGACGTCATCGAAGTAGCTCTGCAGAAGGAG CTGGTAAACAAGTACGAcctaaagacaaagaaaaagagcgagagagcgagcgcAGGAAGCGTCAGTGGGAGGAAGACAAAGCCCGGCGAGACTGGGAGAGGCAGAAAAGGAGAGAACAGGCCAGAGCTCATTCACGCAGAGAAAG ACCCCGATTGGACTCTcctgggttttttttggacCACAGGGACCGTCTGGAACAACAGGAGCGCCAGCGTGAGCGAGACCGAAAGCTCCGCGAACAACAGAAGGAGCAACGTGAGCTGAAGGAGCGGGAGAGGAGAGCCGAGGAGCGGCGCAAAGAGCGAGGTGGTCGGCGAGAAG TGCCATCTCACCATCGGATGCTACCGGATGAGTATGGGGACAAGCCAAAACAAAGTCACAACAGCCGAAGTCCCAACCGCATTTCCCGAGACAGATCTGAACACAGCGAACCTCGGAAAAGTGCAC CGTCAAAGGAGGAGAAGCCAGAGGGCAAAGACCTACTCGCAGACCTGCAGGACATCAGTGGCAGCGAGAGGAAGACCAGCTCAGGAGGGTCCTCCGTCG CATCGGGATCAGGCTCTGAAGAGGagggcgatgatgatgatgatgatggagagcAGTCCAGCAGCCAGAGTGagggtgaaggagaggaagaggagtctgTTTCAGGCTCAGGAAGCAGAGTGCAGAGTGCAG AGGACGTGAGCGAGGATGAGCAGTCGGCCGAAGAATTTGAAGACGAGAGACAGAACGGAAATCACATACCTGCAG TGCCAGAGTCCCGCTTCGATCACGACTCCGAGGAGAGCGGTGAAGACATggatgcagaggaggaggaggaggaggaggaggaggaagagggggaggaagagggggaagaagacggggaagaggaagacgaagaggaggatgCAGGAGAAGGTGACCCCACTCCTCAGACTCATTCTCGCTCCCCCACCCCCGAAGAGAACTACATCCCAGATTCCCCACCAATTTCCCCTGTGGAGCTGAAGAAAGAGCTGCCCAAGTATCTGCCTGCTTTACAG GGTTGTCGCAGCGTCGAGGAATTCCAGTGCCTGAACCGAATAGAAGAGGGTACCTACGGTGTGGTGTACAGagccaaagacaaaaaaacgg ATGAGATTGTGGCTTTGAAAAGGTTGAAGatggaaaaggagaaggagggctTCCCTATCACCTCTTTAAGAGAAATCAATACCATCCTGAAGGCTCAGCACCCGAACATCGTCACAGTGAGG GAAATAGTTGTTGGAAGCAATATGGACAAGATCTACATTGTGATGAACTATGTGGAACATGACCTGAAGAGTCTGATGGAAACTATGAAGCAGCCCTTCCTGCCAG GTGAAGTGAAGACTCTGATGATTCAGCTGCTGCGAGGTGTCCGACACCTCCACGACAACTGGATCCTCCATCGGGATCTGAAGACGTCCAATCTGCTGCTGAGCCACAAGGGTATCCTGAAG ATTGGCGACTTTGGTTTGGCCCGGGAGTACGGTTCCCCTCTGAAGCCCTACACCCCCGTTGTGGTGACGCTGTGGTACCGATCGCCAGAGCTGCTGCTCGGAGCCAAG GAGTACTCCACAGCTGTGGACATGTGGTCAGTGGGCTGCATATTTGGCGAGCTCCTCACCCAGAAACCTCTTTTCCCTGGAAAATCTGAAATCGATCAAATTAACAAGGTCTTCAAG GATCTGGGGTCGCCCAGCGAGAAGATTTGGCCCGGCTACGGCGAGCTGCCCGCCGTGAAGAAGATGACTTTCACAGAGTACCCCTACAACCACCTGCGAAAACGCTTTGGAGCGCTGCTCTCGGATCAGGGCTTCGACCTCATGAACAA ATTCCTCACCTACTGCCCCAGTAAGAGGATTTTATCGGACGAGGGGCTCAAACACGAGTACTTCCGGGAGACGCCGCTGCCCATCGAGCCGTCCATGTTCCCCACCTGGCCGGCCAAGAGTGAGCAGCAGAGGGTGAAGAGAGGCACCAGTCCCCGTCCCCCCGAGGGAGGACTGGGCTACAGTCAACTG GGCGATGACGACCTCAAAGACACCGGCTTCCACCTGACGACCAGCAACCAGGGAGTGTCTGCTGTCGGCCCGGGATTCAGCCTCAAATTCTGA
- the cdk11b gene encoding cyclin-dependent kinase 11B isoform X7 — MGDEKETWKVKTLDEILQEKKRRRELEEKTDPKRQKNNFPLKLTMSTKVLVPQSDDREAKRDTPEEGELRDQKMEITIRNSPYTREDSTEDRAEEDDSLAIKPPQQIARKDKSHHRKEEKRKDKRRHRSSSAEGAGKQVRPKDKEKERESERRKRQWEEDKARRDWERQKRREQARAHSRRERPRLDSPGFFLDHRDRLEQQERQRERDRKLREQQKEQRELKERERRAEERRKERGGRREVPSHHRMLPDEYGDKPKQSHNSRSPNRISRDRSEHSEPRKSAPSKEEKPEGKDLLADLQDISGSERKTSSGGSSVASGSGSEEEGDDDDDDGEQSSSQSEGEGEEEESVSGSGSRVQSAEDVSEDEQSAEEFEDERQNGNHIPAVFSPLGLTVPESRFDHDSEESGEDMDAEEEEEEEEEEEGEEEGEEDGEEEDEEEDAGEGDPTPQTHSRSPTPEENYIPDSPPISPVELKKELPKYLPALQGCRSVEEFQCLNRIEEGTYGVVYRAKDKKTDEIVALKRLKMEKEKEGFPITSLREINTILKAQHPNIVTVREIVVGSNMDKIYIVMNYVEHDLKSLMETMKQPFLPGEVKTLMIQLLRGVRHLHDNWILHRDLKTSNLLLSHKGILKIGDFGLAREYGSPLKPYTPVVVTLWYRSPELLLGAKEYSTAVDMWSVGCIFGELLTQKPLFPGKSEIDQINKVFKDLGSPSEKIWPGYGELPAVKKMTFTEYPYNHLRKRFGALLSDQGFDLMNKFLTYCPSKRILSDEGLKHEYFRETPLPIEPSMFPTWPAKSEQQRVKRGTSPRPPEGGLGYSQLGDDDLKDTGFHLTTSNQGVSAVGPGFSLKF, encoded by the exons ATGGGGGACGAAAAGGAGACCTGGAAAGTAAAAACTCTTGACGAAATTCTACAGGAGAAAAAACGAAGAAGAGAATTAGAAGAGAAAACTGATCCCAAGCGCCAGAAAAAT aaTTTTCCATTAAAACTCACCATG TCCACAAAGGTCCTTGTTCCACAGTCGGATGATCGGGAAGCCAAACGAGATACTCCGGAGGAAGGAGAACTACGGGATCAAAAGATGGAAATAACAATTCGTAATTCCCCGTACACACGGGAGGACTCCACAGAGGACAG GGCAGAAGAAGATGACTCGTTGGCCATCAAGCCTCCACAGCAAATAGCCAGAAAAGACAAGTCTCACCACcgaaaagaggagaagagaaaagataaGAGACGTCATCGAAGTAGCTCTGCAGAAGGAG CTGGTAAACAAGTACGAcctaaagacaaagaaaaagagcgagagagcgagcgcAGGAAGCGTCAGTGGGAGGAAGACAAAGCCCGGCGAGACTGGGAGAGGCAGAAAAGGAGAGAACAGGCCAGAGCTCATTCACGCAGAGAAAG ACCCCGATTGGACTCTcctgggttttttttggacCACAGGGACCGTCTGGAACAACAGGAGCGCCAGCGTGAGCGAGACCGAAAGCTCCGCGAACAACAGAAGGAGCAACGTGAGCTGAAGGAGCGGGAGAGGAGAGCCGAGGAGCGGCGCAAAGAGCGAGGTGGTCGGCGAGAAG TGCCATCTCACCATCGGATGCTACCGGATGAGTATGGGGACAAGCCAAAACAAAGTCACAACAGCCGAAGTCCCAACCGCATTTCCCGAGACAGATCTGAACACAGCGAACCTCGGAAAAGTGCAC CGTCAAAGGAGGAGAAGCCAGAGGGCAAAGACCTACTCGCAGACCTGCAGGACATCAGTGGCAGCGAGAGGAAGACCAGCTCAGGAGGGTCCTCCGTCG CATCGGGATCAGGCTCTGAAGAGGagggcgatgatgatgatgatgatggagagcAGTCCAGCAGCCAGAGTGagggtgaaggagaggaagaggagtctgTTTCAGGCTCAGGAAGCAGAGTGCAGAGTGCAG AGGACGTGAGCGAGGATGAGCAGTCGGCCGAAGAATTTGAAGACGAGAGACAGAACGGAAATCACATACCTGCAG TTTTTTCCCCACTTGGCCTCACAGTGCCAGAGTCCCGCTTCGATCACGACTCCGAGGAGAGCGGTGAAGACATggatgcagaggaggaggaggaggaggaggaggaggaagagggggaggaagagggggaagaagacggggaagaggaagacgaagaggaggatgCAGGAGAAGGTGACCCCACTCCTCAGACTCATTCTCGCTCCCCCACCCCCGAAGAGAACTACATCCCAGATTCCCCACCAATTTCCCCTGTGGAGCTGAAGAAAGAGCTGCCCAAGTATCTGCCTGCTTTACAG GGTTGTCGCAGCGTCGAGGAATTCCAGTGCCTGAACCGAATAGAAGAGGGTACCTACGGTGTGGTGTACAGagccaaagacaaaaaaacgg ATGAGATTGTGGCTTTGAAAAGGTTGAAGatggaaaaggagaaggagggctTCCCTATCACCTCTTTAAGAGAAATCAATACCATCCTGAAGGCTCAGCACCCGAACATCGTCACAGTGAGG GAAATAGTTGTTGGAAGCAATATGGACAAGATCTACATTGTGATGAACTATGTGGAACATGACCTGAAGAGTCTGATGGAAACTATGAAGCAGCCCTTCCTGCCAG GTGAAGTGAAGACTCTGATGATTCAGCTGCTGCGAGGTGTCCGACACCTCCACGACAACTGGATCCTCCATCGGGATCTGAAGACGTCCAATCTGCTGCTGAGCCACAAGGGTATCCTGAAG ATTGGCGACTTTGGTTTGGCCCGGGAGTACGGTTCCCCTCTGAAGCCCTACACCCCCGTTGTGGTGACGCTGTGGTACCGATCGCCAGAGCTGCTGCTCGGAGCCAAG GAGTACTCCACAGCTGTGGACATGTGGTCAGTGGGCTGCATATTTGGCGAGCTCCTCACCCAGAAACCTCTTTTCCCTGGAAAATCTGAAATCGATCAAATTAACAAGGTCTTCAAG GATCTGGGGTCGCCCAGCGAGAAGATTTGGCCCGGCTACGGCGAGCTGCCCGCCGTGAAGAAGATGACTTTCACAGAGTACCCCTACAACCACCTGCGAAAACGCTTTGGAGCGCTGCTCTCGGATCAGGGCTTCGACCTCATGAACAA ATTCCTCACCTACTGCCCCAGTAAGAGGATTTTATCGGACGAGGGGCTCAAACACGAGTACTTCCGGGAGACGCCGCTGCCCATCGAGCCGTCCATGTTCCCCACCTGGCCGGCCAAGAGTGAGCAGCAGAGGGTGAAGAGAGGCACCAGTCCCCGTCCCCCCGAGGGAGGACTGGGCTACAGTCAACTG GGCGATGACGACCTCAAAGACACCGGCTTCCACCTGACGACCAGCAACCAGGGAGTGTCTGCTGTCGGCCCGGGATTCAGCCTCAAATTCTGA
- the cdk11b gene encoding cyclin-dependent kinase 11B isoform X6, which produces MGDEKETWKVKTLDEILQEKKRRRELEEKTDPKRQKNNFPLKLTMSTKVLVPQSDDREAKRDTPEEGELRDQKMEITIRNSPYTREDSTEDRYLELAEEDDSLAIKPPQQIARKDKSHHRKEEKRKDKRRHRSSSAEGAGKQVRPKDKEKERESERRKRQWEEDKARRDWERQKRREQARAHSRRERPRLDSPGFFLDHRDRLEQQERQRERDRKLREQQKEQRELKERERRAEERRKERGGRREVPSHHRMLPDEYGDKPKQSHNSRSPNRISRDRSEHSEPRKSAPSKEEKPEGKDLLADLQDISGSERKTSSGGSSVASGSGSEEEGDDDDDDGEQSSSQSEGEGEEEESVSGSGSRVQSAEDVSEDEQSAEEFEDERQNGNHIPAVFSPLGLTVPESRFDHDSEESGEDMDAEEEEEEEEEEEGEEEGEEDGEEEDEEEDAGEGDPTPQTHSRSPTPEENYIPDSPPISPVELKKELPKYLPALQGCRSVEEFQCLNRIEEGTYGVVYRAKDKKTDEIVALKRLKMEKEKEGFPITSLREINTILKAQHPNIVTVREIVVGSNMDKIYIVMNYVEHDLKSLMETMKQPFLPGEVKTLMIQLLRGVRHLHDNWILHRDLKTSNLLLSHKGILKIGDFGLAREYGSPLKPYTPVVVTLWYRSPELLLGAKEYSTAVDMWSVGCIFGELLTQKPLFPGKSEIDQINKVFKDLGSPSEKIWPGYGELPAVKKMTFTEYPYNHLRKRFGALLSDQGFDLMNKFLTYCPSKRILSDEGLKHEYFRETPLPIEPSMFPTWPAKSEQQRVKRGTSPRPPEGGLGYSQLGDDDLKDTGFHLTTSNQGVSAVGPGFSLKF; this is translated from the exons ATGGGGGACGAAAAGGAGACCTGGAAAGTAAAAACTCTTGACGAAATTCTACAGGAGAAAAAACGAAGAAGAGAATTAGAAGAGAAAACTGATCCCAAGCGCCAGAAAAAT aaTTTTCCATTAAAACTCACCATG TCCACAAAGGTCCTTGTTCCACAGTCGGATGATCGGGAAGCCAAACGAGATACTCCGGAGGAAGGAGAACTACGGGATCAAAAGATGGAAATAACAATTCGTAATTCCCCGTACACACGGGAGGACTCCACAGAGGACAGGTATTTGGAACT GGCAGAAGAAGATGACTCGTTGGCCATCAAGCCTCCACAGCAAATAGCCAGAAAAGACAAGTCTCACCACcgaaaagaggagaagagaaaagataaGAGACGTCATCGAAGTAGCTCTGCAGAAGGAG CTGGTAAACAAGTACGAcctaaagacaaagaaaaagagcgagagagcgagcgcAGGAAGCGTCAGTGGGAGGAAGACAAAGCCCGGCGAGACTGGGAGAGGCAGAAAAGGAGAGAACAGGCCAGAGCTCATTCACGCAGAGAAAG ACCCCGATTGGACTCTcctgggttttttttggacCACAGGGACCGTCTGGAACAACAGGAGCGCCAGCGTGAGCGAGACCGAAAGCTCCGCGAACAACAGAAGGAGCAACGTGAGCTGAAGGAGCGGGAGAGGAGAGCCGAGGAGCGGCGCAAAGAGCGAGGTGGTCGGCGAGAAG TGCCATCTCACCATCGGATGCTACCGGATGAGTATGGGGACAAGCCAAAACAAAGTCACAACAGCCGAAGTCCCAACCGCATTTCCCGAGACAGATCTGAACACAGCGAACCTCGGAAAAGTGCAC CGTCAAAGGAGGAGAAGCCAGAGGGCAAAGACCTACTCGCAGACCTGCAGGACATCAGTGGCAGCGAGAGGAAGACCAGCTCAGGAGGGTCCTCCGTCG CATCGGGATCAGGCTCTGAAGAGGagggcgatgatgatgatgatgatggagagcAGTCCAGCAGCCAGAGTGagggtgaaggagaggaagaggagtctgTTTCAGGCTCAGGAAGCAGAGTGCAGAGTGCAG AGGACGTGAGCGAGGATGAGCAGTCGGCCGAAGAATTTGAAGACGAGAGACAGAACGGAAATCACATACCTGCAG TTTTTTCCCCACTTGGCCTCACAGTGCCAGAGTCCCGCTTCGATCACGACTCCGAGGAGAGCGGTGAAGACATggatgcagaggaggaggaggaggaggaggaggaggaagagggggaggaagagggggaagaagacggggaagaggaagacgaagaggaggatgCAGGAGAAGGTGACCCCACTCCTCAGACTCATTCTCGCTCCCCCACCCCCGAAGAGAACTACATCCCAGATTCCCCACCAATTTCCCCTGTGGAGCTGAAGAAAGAGCTGCCCAAGTATCTGCCTGCTTTACAG GGTTGTCGCAGCGTCGAGGAATTCCAGTGCCTGAACCGAATAGAAGAGGGTACCTACGGTGTGGTGTACAGagccaaagacaaaaaaacgg ATGAGATTGTGGCTTTGAAAAGGTTGAAGatggaaaaggagaaggagggctTCCCTATCACCTCTTTAAGAGAAATCAATACCATCCTGAAGGCTCAGCACCCGAACATCGTCACAGTGAGG GAAATAGTTGTTGGAAGCAATATGGACAAGATCTACATTGTGATGAACTATGTGGAACATGACCTGAAGAGTCTGATGGAAACTATGAAGCAGCCCTTCCTGCCAG GTGAAGTGAAGACTCTGATGATTCAGCTGCTGCGAGGTGTCCGACACCTCCACGACAACTGGATCCTCCATCGGGATCTGAAGACGTCCAATCTGCTGCTGAGCCACAAGGGTATCCTGAAG ATTGGCGACTTTGGTTTGGCCCGGGAGTACGGTTCCCCTCTGAAGCCCTACACCCCCGTTGTGGTGACGCTGTGGTACCGATCGCCAGAGCTGCTGCTCGGAGCCAAG GAGTACTCCACAGCTGTGGACATGTGGTCAGTGGGCTGCATATTTGGCGAGCTCCTCACCCAGAAACCTCTTTTCCCTGGAAAATCTGAAATCGATCAAATTAACAAGGTCTTCAAG GATCTGGGGTCGCCCAGCGAGAAGATTTGGCCCGGCTACGGCGAGCTGCCCGCCGTGAAGAAGATGACTTTCACAGAGTACCCCTACAACCACCTGCGAAAACGCTTTGGAGCGCTGCTCTCGGATCAGGGCTTCGACCTCATGAACAA ATTCCTCACCTACTGCCCCAGTAAGAGGATTTTATCGGACGAGGGGCTCAAACACGAGTACTTCCGGGAGACGCCGCTGCCCATCGAGCCGTCCATGTTCCCCACCTGGCCGGCCAAGAGTGAGCAGCAGAGGGTGAAGAGAGGCACCAGTCCCCGTCCCCCCGAGGGAGGACTGGGCTACAGTCAACTG GGCGATGACGACCTCAAAGACACCGGCTTCCACCTGACGACCAGCAACCAGGGAGTGTCTGCTGTCGGCCCGGGATTCAGCCTCAAATTCTGA